One Papaver somniferum cultivar HN1 chromosome 10, ASM357369v1, whole genome shotgun sequence genomic window carries:
- the LOC113316620 gene encoding uncharacterized protein LOC113316620: protein MSLIQWKNHEVVICKFFPATLDGEARKWFYNLPPGTVDSYETLVEAFLETYMHNNRPRPRVNKLFTLARRFREPLRSLTDRWINLCIEIGKVPVDQQIFGFENALGRSDPIWIAMFTEKPQTLKEMRKMQEHFIALEEIQEESRDRRVQEASTAPKSTSDDVQRRPKKRPSPPTRGNGKKEWVAKGKRPSHEARTYTPLNAPLEEIFKEVQKRNDIIYPASRGIQFEETKVTRSIAIIISIEATLQITAEK from the coding sequence ATGTCCCTAATCCAATGGAAGAACCATGAGGTGGTAATATGTAAATTCTTCCCGGCAACCCTGGATGGCGAGGCAAGGAAGTGGTTCTACAATCTCCCACCAGGAACAGTTGACAGTTAtgagactctagtcgaagccttcctCGAAACTTACATGCACAACAACAGACCTCGGCCCAGGGTCAACAAGTTATTCACCTTGGCCCGACGGTTTAGAGAACCACTTAGGTCGTTGACCGATCGATGGATAAATTTGTGCATAGAAATTGGGAAAGTACCAGTCGACCAGCAGATATTCGGGTTCGAAAATGCATTAGGGAGGTCGGACCCCATATGGATAGCCATGTTTACTGAAAAACCACAGAcattgaaagaaatgaggaaaatgcaagagCATTTCATCGCCCTAGAAGAAATTCAGGAGGAATCAAGGGATAGGAGAGTGCAAGAGGCTAGCACAGCACCCAAATCGACATCGGACGACGTTCAAAGACGGCCCAAAAAGAGACCGAGCCCACCTACACGAGGAAATGGGAAGAAGGAATGGGTAGCCAAAGGAAAGAGGCCGAGTCACGAGGCGAGAACATACACTCCTTTGAAtgctccactagaagaaatcttcaaagaggtcCAAAAAAGAAATGACATCATATACCCAGCATCAAGAGGGATACAGTTCGAGGAAACCAAGGTCACCCGGAGTATTGCCATTATCATCAGTATCGAGGCCACTCTACAAATAACTGCCGAGAAATAA